In a genomic window of uncultured Flavobacterium sp.:
- a CDS encoding helix-turn-helix domain-containing protein produces MGHIIEVEKVSQYNELKGVETQHPLISVFNNSSTKALPNNSRMHFGLYAIFLKDGKCGELKYGRNNYDYDDGTMVFIAPGQVIEVNNQIDYQPSGMALLFHPDLIKGTSLGKQMNQYSFFSYDSNEALHLSLKEQQIIKDLYDKLQYELSQSIDKHSKSIITNNIELLLNYCIRFYDRQFITRENINTDILSKFENLLNDYFQSEIAQETGLPLVGYFAEHLHLSPNYFGDLIKKETGKTAQEHIQLKLISLAKERIFNTDKSMSQIAFELGFKYPQHFNRMFKKNTGYTPIEYRNLN; encoded by the coding sequence ATGGGACACATTATAGAAGTTGAAAAAGTTTCGCAGTACAACGAACTTAAAGGCGTTGAAACACAGCATCCTTTAATAAGTGTTTTCAATAATTCGTCAACAAAAGCACTGCCAAATAACAGCCGCATGCACTTTGGTCTTTATGCTATTTTTTTGAAAGACGGAAAGTGCGGTGAATTAAAATACGGACGAAATAATTATGATTATGACGATGGAACAATGGTTTTTATTGCGCCGGGACAAGTCATCGAAGTCAACAATCAAATTGATTATCAGCCTTCGGGTATGGCGCTCCTGTTTCATCCTGATTTAATAAAAGGAACTTCTTTGGGGAAACAAATGAATCAATATTCTTTTTTTTCATATGATTCAAACGAGGCACTTCATCTGTCTTTAAAAGAGCAGCAGATTATTAAAGATTTATACGATAAATTACAGTACGAATTAAGCCAATCTATTGACAAACACAGCAAAAGTATCATCACAAACAATATAGAACTTCTACTTAATTATTGTATTCGTTTTTATGATAGGCAGTTTATAACCAGAGAAAACATCAATACTGATATTTTATCAAAATTTGAAAATCTGCTGAATGATTATTTTCAATCAGAAATTGCACAAGAAACCGGACTTCCGCTTGTAGGTTATTTTGCAGAACATTTACATCTTTCTCCAAATTATTTTGGTGATTTAATCAAAAAAGAAACCGGTAAAACGGCACAGGAACATATTCAATTGAAATTAATAAGTCTAGCCAAAGAAAGGATTTTTAACACTGACAAATCTATGAGTCAAATAGCTTTTGAACTGGGTTTTAAATATCCGCAACATTTTAATCGAATGTTCAAAAAAAACACCGGATATACTCCTATAGAATATAGAAATCTGAATTAA
- a CDS encoding aldo/keto reductase: protein MKTRILGTQGLEVSALGMGCMNLSFGTGKAADINDGIKVIRSAYEKGITFFDTAEAYGPFTNEELVGESLKPFRKEVIIATKFGMISDTGINSKPEHIRKVVEASLKRLQTDYIDLLYQHRVDPNVPIEDVAGTIKDLIQEGKVKYFGLSEAGAETIERANIIQPVSAVQNQYSIWTREPEAKVLPLCEALGIGFVPWAPIGTGFLTGKITPDTKFDSDTDLRAAFPRFTPEAIRANMPVVELLTKVANRKNATPVQIALAWLLAQKTFIVPIPGMDKIAFLDDNIKSVSVDLSVDDLEEIEEGLSKITFQGARLNEGLLGLSEE, encoded by the coding sequence ATGAAAACAAGAATATTAGGAACGCAAGGTTTAGAAGTTTCGGCTTTGGGAATGGGATGTATGAATTTGAGTTTTGGAACAGGAAAGGCTGCAGATATAAATGATGGAATCAAAGTAATTCGCTCGGCTTATGAAAAAGGCATTACTTTTTTTGATACTGCCGAAGCTTACGGACCTTTTACAAATGAAGAATTGGTTGGAGAATCGTTAAAACCTTTTCGCAAAGAGGTAATTATAGCGACAAAATTCGGAATGATTTCTGACACCGGAATTAACAGTAAACCGGAACATATTCGTAAAGTTGTTGAGGCTTCTTTAAAAAGATTACAAACAGATTATATTGATTTATTGTATCAACATCGCGTAGATCCTAATGTGCCAATCGAAGATGTTGCGGGAACAATTAAGGATTTAATTCAGGAAGGAAAAGTGAAATATTTTGGACTTTCTGAAGCTGGCGCAGAAACAATTGAGCGTGCAAATATTATCCAGCCTGTTTCGGCAGTACAAAATCAATATTCTATTTGGACAAGAGAACCCGAAGCTAAAGTTTTACCTCTTTGTGAAGCATTAGGAATAGGTTTTGTGCCTTGGGCGCCAATTGGAACTGGTTTTTTAACGGGCAAAATTACGCCTGATACTAAATTTGACAGTGATACTGATCTTCGTGCAGCTTTTCCACGTTTTACACCAGAAGCTATCAGAGCTAATATGCCAGTTGTAGAATTACTTACAAAAGTTGCCAATAGAAAAAATGCAACGCCGGTACAGATTGCATTAGCTTGGCTTTTGGCTCAAAAAACATTTATAGTACCAATTCCGGGAATGGATAAAATAGCGTTTTTAGACGATAATATTAAATCGGTTAGTGTTGATCTTTCTGTTGATGATTTAGAGGAAATTGAAGAAGGACTTTCAAAAATAACTTTTCAGGGAGCGAGACTAAATGAAGGATTACTTGGTTTGTCAGAAGAATAA
- a CDS encoding nuclear transport factor 2 family protein has translation MEGNKIEADKTAILETARQLTKLMIAGNTLEMNKILDANFTLTHITGYVQSKEEWFLEIESERMKYYSYSEVKTSVNIDGDKAVFMCQNLLNARIWGMQNNWRLQQIMNFEKRNEKWIILKSVATIF, from the coding sequence ATGGAAGGTAATAAAATCGAGGCTGATAAAACAGCAATTTTAGAAACCGCCCGTCAGTTAACAAAACTTATGATTGCTGGGAATACATTAGAAATGAATAAGATTCTGGATGCCAATTTTACGCTTACTCATATCACAGGATATGTGCAGTCAAAAGAAGAGTGGTTTTTGGAAATTGAAAGTGAACGAATGAAATACTATTCTTATTCTGAGGTAAAAACTTCAGTAAATATTGATGGAGATAAAGCTGTTTTTATGTGTCAGAATCTTTTAAATGCGAGAATCTGGGGAATGCAAAATAACTGGCGCTTACAGCAAATCATGAATTTTGAAAAACGAAATGAAAAGTGGATAATTCTCAAATCTGTAGCAACCATATTTTAA
- a CDS encoding SDR family oxidoreductase: MRKKSVIVVIGAGSIGQAIARRVGSGKYILLADLHQENNDAAAKVLSDAGFEISTVIVNISSRESVRALVDTAKSIGAITGLIHAAGVSPSQASPSTIFKVDLYGTALILEEFGNVIEEGGSGVVIASQSGHRLPSLTPEQDKALATTPTEELLSLPFLQSDAVDGSLYAYQLSKRGNSLRVKAEAVRWGKRGARINTISPGIIITPLANDELNGPRGEGYRKMLEISPVGRAGTPDEVGVLGALLMGRDGAFITGSDFLMDGGVTSAYWYGELNPNAE; encoded by the coding sequence ATGAGAAAAAAATCAGTTATTGTAGTTATTGGTGCCGGATCTATTGGTCAGGCAATTGCGCGCAGAGTTGGTTCAGGAAAATATATTTTACTTGCTGATCTTCATCAGGAAAATAATGATGCTGCAGCAAAAGTGCTCTCTGATGCAGGATTTGAGATAAGCACAGTAATTGTCAATATTTCATCTAGAGAATCAGTTCGGGCGCTTGTTGATACAGCAAAATCTATTGGAGCGATTACCGGATTAATCCATGCAGCTGGAGTTTCGCCATCCCAAGCATCGCCATCTACAATATTCAAAGTGGATTTGTACGGTACAGCTTTGATTTTAGAAGAATTTGGAAATGTCATTGAAGAAGGAGGATCGGGAGTTGTAATCGCATCACAATCCGGACATCGATTACCATCTTTAACCCCAGAACAGGATAAAGCGCTGGCAACGACACCAACAGAAGAATTATTATCACTTCCTTTTTTGCAATCTGATGCAGTTGATGGTTCATTATATGCTTATCAATTATCAAAAAGAGGAAATTCACTTAGAGTGAAAGCAGAAGCCGTGCGTTGGGGAAAACGAGGCGCACGAATCAATACGATTAGTCCGGGGATAATCATTACTCCGCTTGCCAATGATGAATTAAATGGACCAAGAGGAGAAGGTTATCGCAAAATGTTGGAGATTTCTCCTGTTGGAAGAGCAGGAACTCCTGATGAAGTAGGAGTGTTAGGAGCTTTACTTATGGGCAGAGATGGCGCTTTTATAACAGGAAGTGATTTCTTAATGGATGGCGGCGTAACATCGGCTTATTGGTACGGAGAACTTAATCCTAATGCAGAATAA
- a CDS encoding NAD(P)H-binding protein, whose product MRKVIIIGAGGSLAKYVIGAIKELGNIDLTLFLRNKNSLSKSESEDCTIIEGDALNYNDVNKAIAGQEIVYVNLAGNLEPMIKNIVKSMQENEITRIIAISSIGIYDTPLKPVLIPYRKLADIVEESGLDYTILRPDWFTNGNEIDYIITRKGTAETGSAVSRKSIALFISKIIDEPDLYKKENLGISRPE is encoded by the coding sequence ATGAGAAAAGTTATTATTATAGGCGCTGGCGGGAGTCTGGCAAAGTATGTAATTGGAGCAATAAAAGAACTTGGAAATATTGATCTTACCTTGTTTCTGCGGAATAAAAATAGCTTGTCAAAAAGTGAATCTGAAGATTGTACTATTATTGAAGGAGATGCATTGAATTACAATGATGTAAATAAAGCTATTGCGGGACAAGAGATTGTATACGTAAACCTTGCTGGAAATCTGGAGCCAATGATAAAAAATATTGTCAAATCGATGCAGGAAAATGAGATAACCCGAATCATTGCCATAAGTTCAATAGGTATTTATGATACACCTTTGAAACCTGTTTTAATTCCTTACAGAAAACTGGCAGATATTGTTGAGGAATCAGGTTTGGATTATACCATTTTACGTCCGGATTGGTTTACAAATGGCAATGAAATTGATTATATCATAACCAGAAAAGGAACTGCCGAAACGGGATCTGCAGTTTCCAGAAAAAGTATTGCGCTTTTTATTTCTAAAATCATTGATGAGCCTGATTTATACAAAAAAGAAAACTTAGGAATAAGCAGACCTGAATAA
- a CDS encoding DKNYY domain-containing protein yields the protein MIRKFIITISFGLLLSCQNSSIPALEDSALKVEYGSGGCNFVESLTYIVNKDYVVYQDFCTHMVIYPDLASFSIKENEESAFAFDKNGIYVKGEFIKTDTSGFTVLGTNKEMDFLWKTKYKVFKNSTELKDIDVATFQANPSKNLSREDQVLYFKDKNSIYYFDKKIEGSDGASANTNPNDFCHDKNHIYSKGEIASFGKEPYQYVNYDFFKTKNFVFDREHLVDNMKPDSLQALSGSYTRYKNDVYYQGRKTPMQLDKHSKIKVWSVDNQDRYITDGKSLFKDGEEIHKKVDLSSFGFFFNSACFYDKNGIYEIGYDQESKKDVIEKLPFNYNEKVSSANTSYNYFSKIVFYKNQAYATRTKSLYENLSQKQLALAKEQKKDIDDFDGSNKVIIDFSFSKMNDRIYCNDKKTGFDAETFVAMDQKAKYYKDKNVVIYYEERDHEIKILKDVDAKSARTLNIFLIDKNFLYCRNVKIIKSTDIELLACFSGYRGGFCGNDSTPISDFYLFKNSEGFWLVKISDDISYRFLGKVFDRKWDPAFEPIDLAKKYGNKRTIVLQKPVILDKKKQFEENQVFSASEVEINPTFPGGIEKFHAFLKKNYVVPKEILDEEYSRGAVFASIRIEKDGSISEIKILRDRGYGSGKELERVLKLSPNWIPAMIDGKPVRCLYSIPHYIP from the coding sequence ATGATAAGAAAGTTTATTATAACCATTAGTTTCGGATTGTTATTGAGCTGTCAAAATAGTAGTATTCCGGCATTGGAAGATTCTGCATTAAAAGTAGAATACGGATCTGGCGGATGCAATTTTGTTGAAAGCCTAACGTACATCGTCAACAAAGATTATGTTGTTTATCAGGACTTTTGTACACATATGGTTATTTATCCTGATTTAGCTTCTTTTTCGATTAAAGAAAACGAAGAATCTGCTTTTGCATTTGATAAAAACGGAATCTATGTTAAAGGCGAATTTATTAAAACAGATACTTCAGGATTTACCGTTTTGGGAACGAATAAAGAAATGGATTTCCTGTGGAAAACAAAATATAAAGTATTCAAAAATTCCACCGAATTAAAAGATATTGATGTAGCAACTTTTCAGGCTAATCCGAGTAAAAATTTGAGTCGCGAGGATCAGGTTTTATATTTTAAAGACAAAAACTCTATTTATTATTTCGATAAAAAAATTGAAGGTTCTGATGGCGCATCGGCAAATACTAATCCGAATGATTTTTGCCACGATAAAAATCATATTTATTCTAAAGGCGAAATAGCTTCTTTTGGTAAAGAGCCGTATCAATATGTGAATTATGATTTCTTTAAAACAAAAAATTTCGTTTTTGATAGGGAACATTTGGTTGATAATATGAAACCTGACTCTTTACAAGCGCTTTCAGGAAGTTATACAAGATATAAGAACGACGTATATTATCAGGGAAGGAAAACACCAATGCAGCTTGACAAACATAGCAAAATTAAAGTCTGGAGTGTTGATAATCAAGATCGTTACATTACTGACGGAAAAAGTCTTTTTAAAGATGGCGAAGAAATCCATAAGAAAGTTGATTTGTCGTCTTTCGGATTCTTTTTTAATTCTGCTTGTTTTTATGATAAAAACGGAATTTATGAAATAGGATATGATCAAGAATCGAAAAAAGATGTAATTGAAAAATTGCCTTTTAATTACAACGAAAAAGTAAGCAGTGCGAATACTTCATACAACTATTTTTCAAAGATTGTATTTTATAAAAATCAGGCTTATGCAACTCGAACAAAATCTTTATACGAAAATTTAAGTCAAAAGCAGCTTGCATTGGCAAAAGAACAAAAGAAAGATATTGATGATTTTGATGGTTCTAATAAGGTTATTATCGATTTTAGTTTTTCTAAAATGAATGATCGCATTTATTGTAATGATAAAAAAACCGGATTTGATGCGGAGACATTTGTGGCAATGGATCAAAAAGCGAAATATTATAAAGATAAAAATGTTGTTATTTATTATGAGGAAAGAGATCACGAAATAAAAATATTAAAAGATGTTGATGCAAAATCTGCACGAACTTTGAATATATTTTTGATTGATAAAAACTTCTTGTATTGCCGAAATGTAAAGATTATCAAAAGTACAGATATAGAATTACTGGCTTGTTTTTCTGGATATAGAGGAGGTTTCTGCGGTAACGATTCAACACCGATTTCGGATTTTTATTTATTTAAAAATTCAGAAGGTTTTTGGCTTGTAAAAATCTCTGATGATATTTCGTATCGCTTTTTAGGAAAAGTATTTGACCGCAAATGGGATCCGGCTTTTGAACCGATTGATCTTGCTAAAAAGTATGGAAACAAGAGAACAATTGTACTTCAGAAACCTGTTATACTGGACAAAAAGAAACAGTTTGAGGAAAATCAGGTTTTTTCAGCTTCTGAAGTTGAGATAAACCCAACATTTCCGGGAGGAATTGAAAAGTTTCACGCTTTTTTAAAGAAAAATTATGTTGTACCAAAAGAAATACTTGACGAAGAATATTCGAGAGGCGCAGTTTTTGCAAGTATAAGAATTGAAAAAGACGGCAGTATATCTGAGATAAAAATTCTTCGTGATCGTGGTTATGGTTCAGGAAAAGAATTAGAAAGAGTCTTGAAATTATCTCCAAATTGGATTCCGGCGATGATAGATGGAAAACCAGTAAGATGTTTGTATAGTATTCCGCATTATATTCCGTAA
- a CDS encoding ATP-binding protein — MENIFTYLKNQFAFQLDTLFQVENQIEKPVLNQLDSNGFIDEFIIENSLSEIDILILGLSLVPHMKPDFLSSIIAEYLPNGGELPEFGGIKTKNHRGILPTGETAQFLVAGNDLENRISFYNYLHNQSYLYHKGIIKIESVPNGEPKLSGLLILEEEYIEKFITGKILKPQLSSIFPAQLIETQLDWDDLVLNTSTLNQIKEIETWLKFNEILLHEWDMKAKIKPGFRVMFYGTPGTGKTLTASLLGKYTQRDVYRIDLSMVISKYIGETEKNLSSLFDKAADKDWILFFDEADAVFGKRTNVRDAHDKYANQEVSYLLQRIENHPGLVILASNFKTNIDTAFTRRFQSIIEFEVPSYGERLQLWKNNLPKGIKIAEDVNLNELSKKYDITGANIVNIIQYACLRTLEDKNESINLNHLLQGIKKEYAKEGKMM; from the coding sequence ATGGAAAATATATTCACATACCTAAAAAACCAATTCGCTTTTCAGCTTGATACTCTTTTTCAGGTTGAGAATCAAATCGAAAAACCTGTTTTAAATCAACTTGATTCAAATGGTTTTATTGATGAATTTATCATCGAAAATAGTCTGTCCGAAATTGACATTCTTATCTTAGGATTATCTCTTGTTCCGCATATGAAGCCTGATTTTTTGAGTTCGATTATTGCAGAATATTTACCAAATGGCGGTGAATTGCCTGAGTTTGGCGGAATAAAAACAAAAAATCATCGCGGAATTTTACCAACCGGAGAAACGGCTCAGTTTTTAGTTGCAGGAAATGATCTTGAAAACCGAATTTCATTCTATAATTACCTACACAATCAATCTTATCTTTATCATAAAGGCATTATAAAAATAGAATCCGTTCCAAATGGCGAACCTAAACTAAGCGGTTTATTAATCTTAGAAGAGGAATACATTGAAAAATTCATAACCGGAAAAATCCTGAAACCTCAGTTGAGCAGTATTTTCCCTGCGCAATTAATAGAAACGCAATTAGATTGGGACGATTTGGTTTTGAATACTTCTACTTTAAATCAGATAAAAGAAATAGAAACATGGCTTAAATTCAACGAAATTCTGTTGCATGAATGGGATATGAAAGCCAAAATAAAACCGGGTTTTAGAGTTATGTTTTACGGAACACCGGGAACCGGAAAAACACTTACGGCTTCTCTTTTAGGAAAATATACTCAAAGAGATGTTTACCGAATTGATTTATCGATGGTGATTTCGAAATACATCGGCGAGACCGAAAAAAATCTTTCTTCTCTTTTTGATAAAGCCGCAGATAAAGATTGGATTCTGTTTTTTGATGAAGCTGATGCCGTTTTCGGAAAAAGAACAAATGTTCGGGATGCACACGACAAATATGCCAATCAGGAAGTTTCGTATTTGCTGCAACGCATCGAAAATCATCCGGGATTGGTGATTTTGGCTTCTAATTTTAAAACCAATATTGATACCGCTTTTACCCGAAGATTTCAATCTATAATTGAGTTTGAAGTCCCTTCTTACGGCGAACGTTTACAGCTTTGGAAAAACAATCTGCCTAAAGGAATCAAGATTGCTGAAGATGTAAATCTAAATGAACTTTCGAAAAAATACGATATTACCGGCGCTAATATTGTCAATATTATTCAATATGCCTGTCTGAGAACTTTAGAAGATAAAAATGAAAGTATCAACTTAAATCATCTGCTTCAGGGAATTAAAAAAGAATATGCTAAAGAGGGAAAAATGATGTAA